A part of Oncorhynchus gorbuscha isolate QuinsamMale2020 ecotype Even-year linkage group LG09, OgorEven_v1.0, whole genome shotgun sequence genomic DNA contains:
- the LOC124044425 gene encoding translin-like, whose amino-acid sequence MKQQGAGLKPSTFEPEVRLAIDFLGWVSVQHFEISADDIRKVAQVLEQTAREILTLFQSVHQPSGFKEVPSKCAKAKELFCTVRTQLGELKNKFPVEQYYRFHEHWRFVLQRLAFLAAFEVYLEIEVVRKKEFHLDVEDYLAGVLIMASELSRLAVNSITAGDYGRPLRISKELDSGFRLLNLKNDPLRKRYDDLSIRGLTKE is encoded by the exons atgaaacagcagggagcaggtctcaaACCCTCAACCTTCGAGCCTGAGGTCCGGCTCGCTATCGACT ttttaggctgggtttctgtacagcactttgagatatcagctgat GACATAAGAAAAGTGGCACAGGTTCTGGAACAGACGGCGAGGGAGATCCTGACCCTGTTCCAAAGTGTCCATCAACCATCTGGCTTCAAAGAGG TCCCCAGTAAGTGCGCAAAGGCCAAGGAACTGTTTTGTACAGTCAGGACGCAACTTGGGGAACTCAAAAACAAGTTCCCAGTGGAGCAGTACTACAG GTTCCACGAGCACTGGAGGTTTGTTCTGCAGCGCCTGGCCTTCCTGGCAGCGTTCGAGGTCTACCTGGAGA TCGAGGTGGTGCGAAAGAAGGAATTCCACCTGGATGTTGAAGATTACCTGGCAGGTGTGCTGATCATGGCCAGTGAACTG TCTCGCCTGGCGGTGAACAGCATCACAGCAGGGGACTATGGCCGACCCCTCCGAATCTCCAAAGAGCTGGATTCTGGCTTCCGACTGCTTAACCTCAAGAACGACCCCCTGAGGAAGCGCTACGACGACCTGTCTATCCGTGGCCTGACCAAGGAGTAG